The DNA region AGCTGGTGGGCTTGGTGTGGGTTTTTTGCGAAATTTTATCGATGAAAAATTACTTCAAAATGCTCCAAATGAGCTTTTGATTGATAATTATCAATTTTCAAAACTCTTTCCTAATGTCTTTTCTTTAATTGAGCAAGAATACGCAGCTAAAATTCCAAAGAAAAATTTAGATACTATTAAAAATTTTACAAATTTTAAAGCTTTGGCTTTAGAAAATGTCGATTTTTTTATGCAAAATTATCCTAGAATTTTACCTATCCATAATAGTTCAAAAATGTTTTATGGTTGGAATAGAGTTTTAAATTTACTTTTTGAATACGAAAGAAAAATGAAAGAGCGTTATGATTTTATCATTATGCTTCGCCCAGATAAACGCTACACTTTAAATTTAAGCCTTGATGAGCTTAAAAATTTAAAGACTAAAGATCTTGTCATTGAGACTTCTAGTGATGAAAAACAACTTGGCGATGTTTATGCTTTTGGTAGGCGTTTTGCTATGGTGGAGTTTTTATCGACCTTTGCTAAGGCAAGTGGAGGTGTAAATGAAGAATTTTTTGAACATTTTCCTTGTGGGATTAATTGTGCGAGTTATGGTTGTTTAGATCACGCTATGTTAAGGCGTTATGTGGATTTTATAGGGCTTAATGTGATTAAGGGGCAAAATTATGTCAAATGGCAAAGTGCAAGTAAGGCGACACATTTTCCTAATGTTAAAGAAGCACTTGGGAGCGATTTGAAAAAATTATCAC from Campylobacter upsaliensis includes:
- a CDS encoding capsular biosynthesis protein, producing the protein MKPFKIALCLSGALRYDYCEDLRHIVKNVATPLNADIFLFSWDEAYLWAGAGGLGVGFLRNFIDEKLLQNAPNELLIDNYQFSKLFPNVFSLIEQEYAAKIPKKNLDTIKNFTNFKALALENVDFFMQNYPRILPIHNSSKMFYGWNRVLNLLFEYERKMKERYDFIIMLRPDKRYTLNLSLDELKNLKTKDLVIETSSDEKQLGDVYAFGRRFAMVEFLSTFAKASGGVNEEFFEHFPCGINCASYGCLDHAMLRRYVDFIGLNVIKGQNYVKWQSASKATHFPNVKEALGSDLKKLSQNYPKEKLKEFESFFEGLNSHLKSLKIHRKYFYYNKTLADERIKATLTYRLGFELVQTCKNRNLVDFIALPYRLLKIKKLHKIEKENYQKAIKINPKLSLPPLEHCADYEKALYVKNHLSYKVGESFLKACNTGGGGGGGSASFSRSFLG